From Anaeromusa acidaminophila DSM 3853, the proteins below share one genomic window:
- a CDS encoding MarR family winged helix-turn-helix transcriptional regulator, translating into MIQIKREVRKITIEEEKYNRCVEDIGTLLQRTVRTMQILERETIRTYGFTSSQCHMLLELLRQPGLSMNELSEHMHLEISTVTRIMSILVRDGLVCRSRSFQDKRVVEASLSEQGELVAKRLQAGIAAYYRDVIQLLPRGHVREVMQAVEFLVEALEKAKA; encoded by the coding sequence ATGATACAAATAAAAAGAGAGGTGAGGAAAATTACGATTGAAGAAGAGAAATATAATCGCTGTGTGGAAGATATAGGAACGTTGTTACAACGAACGGTACGGACGATGCAGATACTAGAACGTGAAACGATAAGAACCTACGGATTTACCAGTTCGCAGTGTCATATGTTGTTGGAATTGTTGCGGCAGCCGGGGCTGTCGATGAACGAACTTAGCGAGCATATGCATCTGGAAATCAGCACGGTAACACGAATTATGAGTATTTTAGTGCGCGATGGTCTTGTTTGTCGCAGCCGTTCATTTCAAGATAAGCGTGTTGTTGAAGCATCCCTAAGCGAGCAAGGGGAGCTGGTCGCAAAGCGGTTGCAAGCAGGAATTGCAGCGTATTATCGTGACGTTATTCAACTTTTGCCGCGCGGACATGTTAGAGAGGTTATGCAGGCGGTGGAGTTTTTAGTAGAAGCATTAGAAAAGGCCAAAGCATAA
- the lysA gene encoding diaminopimelate decarboxylase yields MNECGKMILKSNREYSVQGQSLQALADTFATPFYLYDLDLIENQYKSLYQYIPWPALKIHYAMKANYNKDILVRLREANACIDAVSPAEVLLALALGFKPEKIIFTANHMTDADMHMVKAQKVLLNIDSLFRLERYAACYPGSEVSLRFNPDVVTGENEKVQTGGKAAKFGLLLEEASQAAAIARQYNLRIVGIHMHAGSGIGDTEAVYQGMKNVLQIATRERFPKLRFVDFGGGFKVKYHPNEPEVNYEDFGKKIVQLFAAYCREYGRELALYFEPGKFIAAEAGCLIMQVNTVREANGRVIIGTDAGFHQCIRPVFYGAYHPVINISNPGGALCEYDVYGNTCESGDCFAKERLLPTVRVGDYLCLLNAGAYCFSMASIYNLRSLPAEAVVQQGTVRLSRAKATPEQLVQQVLAVYRS; encoded by the coding sequence ATGAATGAATGTGGGAAAATGATTTTGAAGTCTAACCGTGAATATAGCGTGCAAGGTCAGTCGCTACAGGCATTGGCCGATACATTTGCGACGCCTTTTTACCTGTATGATTTGGACTTAATTGAAAATCAGTACAAAAGCTTATACCAATATATTCCTTGGCCTGCTTTGAAAATTCATTACGCGATGAAGGCCAATTATAATAAAGATATTTTAGTGCGCTTGCGAGAAGCGAATGCATGTATTGATGCGGTGAGTCCTGCCGAGGTGTTATTGGCGTTAGCTTTGGGATTTAAGCCTGAAAAGATTATCTTTACGGCAAATCATATGACCGACGCGGATATGCATATGGTAAAGGCACAAAAGGTCTTGCTGAATATTGACTCCTTATTCCGGCTGGAACGATACGCGGCATGCTATCCAGGGTCAGAAGTATCTTTGCGGTTTAATCCGGATGTGGTGACAGGAGAGAATGAAAAGGTTCAAACAGGAGGCAAGGCGGCAAAATTTGGCCTCCTACTGGAAGAGGCTTCACAAGCGGCGGCAATTGCTCGTCAATATAATCTCCGGATTGTCGGCATACACATGCATGCCGGGAGCGGTATTGGGGACACGGAAGCCGTTTATCAAGGGATGAAAAATGTACTGCAAATTGCTACGCGTGAGCGCTTCCCTAAGCTGCGATTCGTTGATTTTGGCGGCGGCTTTAAAGTGAAATACCATCCGAATGAGCCGGAAGTAAATTATGAAGACTTTGGCAAAAAAATTGTTCAGTTGTTTGCAGCGTATTGTCGCGAATATGGACGAGAGCTTGCATTGTATTTTGAACCGGGGAAATTTATTGCTGCAGAAGCGGGATGCTTGATCATGCAAGTAAACACCGTGCGAGAAGCTAACGGACGAGTGATTATAGGGACCGATGCCGGTTTTCACCAGTGCATTCGCCCCGTGTTCTATGGCGCGTATCATCCTGTTATTAATATAAGCAATCCTGGCGGCGCTCTCTGTGAATATGACGTGTATGGAAACACTTGCGAAAGCGGTGATTGTTTTGCTAAAGAACGCTTGCTGCCGACGGTTCGGGTAGGAGATTATCTTTGCCTTTTAAATGCTGGAGCCTATTGCTTTTCGATGGCTTCTATCTATAATTTGCGTTCCTTGCCGGCAGAGGCGGTTGTACAACAAGGAACGGTAAGGCTGTCCAGGGCTAAGGCCACTCCGGAACAGCTGGTGCAGCAAGTCCTTGCAGTCTATAGATCGTAA
- a CDS encoding DUF362 domain-containing protein: protein MDKVSVIKTLNYEPAEVEKGVRAAVDLAGGMAAFVNPGQIVLVKPNMLESGHRGFLVTTHPEVVRAVIRLVKEVGGVPLVGDSPAFESTQKVAEKTGLAAVCREEGARLVSFDETCHVPYGKGKMAQGFSLAKACVDADVIISVAKMKTHSLTGVTGAVKNLFGAVVGAEKAQYHLRMQKHADFAAWLVDLAECLRPALSIIDGVRAMEGQGPRNGAAYEAGVVLAGANPFAVDAAMSRLMGFTGAKLPVELEAAQRGLADVENLELVGDGRKLAFNFAPPHTYEKLDDVVPSWLVAAARRELTAWPVVDNARCVRCGRCIAHCPPKAMAMQDGNVVVERSRCIRCYCCQELCPADAVQLKQGRLLRLWKSWKKWSGR from the coding sequence ATGGATAAAGTAAGCGTTATAAAAACCTTAAATTATGAGCCGGCGGAAGTTGAAAAAGGAGTGCGGGCCGCGGTTGATTTAGCGGGCGGTATGGCGGCGTTTGTGAATCCTGGACAGATCGTGCTGGTGAAGCCGAATATGCTGGAAAGCGGTCATCGCGGGTTTTTAGTGACTACCCATCCGGAGGTAGTGCGGGCGGTGATTCGTTTAGTTAAAGAAGTCGGCGGCGTTCCTCTGGTGGGGGATTCGCCGGCCTTTGAGAGTACGCAGAAGGTGGCGGAAAAGACCGGTCTAGCGGCTGTATGCCGGGAAGAAGGAGCTCGGTTGGTTTCCTTTGATGAAACATGTCATGTGCCGTATGGGAAAGGGAAAATGGCGCAAGGTTTTTCACTGGCAAAAGCCTGCGTAGATGCGGATGTCATTATTTCTGTAGCGAAAATGAAAACGCACTCCCTAACAGGAGTTACCGGAGCAGTGAAAAATCTTTTTGGCGCTGTAGTGGGAGCGGAAAAAGCGCAGTATCATTTGCGTATGCAAAAGCATGCGGATTTTGCAGCATGGTTGGTTGATTTGGCAGAATGCTTACGACCTGCTTTGTCGATTATAGATGGCGTGCGCGCGATGGAAGGACAGGGGCCGCGTAATGGCGCAGCGTATGAGGCTGGCGTAGTATTAGCCGGCGCCAATCCGTTTGCGGTGGACGCAGCCATGAGCCGACTTATGGGCTTTACGGGAGCCAAACTGCCGGTGGAATTAGAGGCTGCACAGCGCGGCTTGGCGGATGTGGAAAACTTGGAGTTGGTGGGAGATGGAAGGAAACTTGCTTTCAATTTTGCACCGCCTCATACCTATGAAAAGCTGGATGATGTTGTGCCTTCCTGGCTGGTGGCTGCAGCGCGGCGGGAACTTACAGCCTGGCCTGTTGTGGATAACGCTAGATGCGTGCGCTGCGGTCGATGTATCGCGCATTGTCCGCCGAAAGCTATGGCGATGCAAGACGGGAACGTCGTTGTTGAGCGGTCGCGCTGCATTCGATGTTACTGCTGTCAGGAATTGTGTCCGGCTGACGCAGTGCAGTTAAAGCAGGGGCGGCTGCTGCGTTTATGGAAAAGCTGGAAAAAATGGAGCGGGCGGTAG
- a CDS encoding tetratricopeptide repeat protein → MKEKDSVIVSSLKKQEQELRRNVQKSPQNPEAYYRLGGFLNENGNLAEAADALRQAIALDPEEASFYQELGLVLGKAGMLEKAAELLRWALVLQPKYPEAVNNLGVILRRTGALGEAESCFRQALSWKPLFADAYNNLGLVLEGDVQCQEEAFQSFQQAVKLEPTNATIQYNFGLALKNRHDFEKAEACLKRALQLKEDFVEADFSLAELYLLQGRYELGWDKYDDLRLLTRRHGQLPLPHWRGECLQGQKILLYADQGYGDSLQFLRYATEVAEMAEEVGILVQKPLEDLVRQSLPECRVWDSSEMLPLQEYDLASPLLSLPHWLHTRLESIPRKIPYVQSKQQETAKWAKRIRKLNPQGKLRVGVVWAGNAAHSNDKNRSIPLDCLQPLFEQQEVFLLSLQAGERAKDLMKLPVPAAIADITLHLTNFAATAAIIANLDLVLTVDSAVAHLAGAMGKKTWLMLPYNPDWRWLLDREDSPWYPSMRLFRQKRLGDWTEVIRDVKKALEDTGQNHE, encoded by the coding sequence ATGAAAGAGAAAGATTCAGTAATTGTATCTAGTCTCAAAAAACAAGAGCAAGAGCTGCGGCGAAATGTACAGAAAAGCCCTCAAAATCCAGAGGCGTACTATCGGCTGGGAGGCTTTCTTAATGAGAACGGAAATTTAGCGGAAGCGGCAGATGCGCTGCGGCAGGCCATAGCCTTAGACCCGGAAGAGGCTTCCTTTTACCAGGAACTGGGCTTGGTGCTTGGAAAAGCGGGTATGCTGGAGAAAGCGGCGGAGTTGCTCCGGTGGGCTCTTGTTCTTCAACCGAAATATCCGGAGGCCGTCAATAATTTAGGAGTGATCCTACGGAGAACAGGCGCGCTAGGGGAAGCGGAATCTTGTTTTCGGCAGGCCTTGTCATGGAAGCCGTTATTTGCTGACGCTTACAATAACTTGGGCCTGGTGTTAGAAGGGGACGTCCAATGCCAAGAAGAAGCATTCCAGTCGTTTCAACAAGCGGTGAAGCTTGAACCAACTAATGCTACTATCCAGTACAATTTTGGGTTGGCTTTAAAAAATAGGCATGACTTTGAAAAGGCGGAAGCTTGTTTAAAACGAGCGCTCCAACTTAAAGAAGATTTTGTTGAAGCGGACTTTTCGCTGGCGGAACTATATTTGTTGCAGGGACGTTATGAGTTGGGCTGGGATAAATATGACGATTTGCGGCTGTTAACGCGGCGCCACGGGCAATTACCGCTGCCTCATTGGCGGGGGGAATGCCTGCAGGGGCAAAAAATTTTACTATATGCTGATCAAGGATACGGGGATTCGTTGCAATTTCTGCGATATGCAACCGAAGTAGCGGAAATGGCGGAAGAAGTGGGCATTTTGGTGCAAAAGCCGCTAGAAGATCTTGTGCGGCAGTCTTTGCCGGAGTGTCGGGTATGGGATAGCAGTGAAATGCTTCCTTTGCAGGAATATGATTTGGCGTCGCCTTTGTTGAGTTTGCCTCATTGGCTTCATACAAGGCTAGAGTCAATTCCCCGAAAAATACCATATGTGCAGTCGAAACAACAGGAAACGGCTAAGTGGGCGAAGCGAATTAGAAAGTTAAATCCCCAAGGAAAATTACGAGTTGGCGTGGTGTGGGCGGGGAATGCTGCGCATAGCAATGATAAAAATCGTTCCATTCCGCTGGATTGTTTGCAGCCATTATTTGAACAACAAGAAGTTTTTTTGTTGAGCTTACAAGCGGGAGAGCGAGCGAAGGACCTAATGAAATTACCAGTCCCAGCAGCGATTGCGGATATTACATTACATTTAACAAATTTCGCGGCTACGGCGGCGATTATTGCTAACTTGGATCTAGTACTGACCGTTGATTCTGCAGTGGCGCATTTAGCGGGAGCCATGGGCAAAAAAACGTGGTTGATGCTTCCTTATAATCCAGACTGGCGCTGGCTTCTCGACCGGGAAGACAGCCCTTGGTATCCGAGCATGCGATTGTTTCGTCAAAAACGACTTGGAGACTGGACTGAAGTAATTCGTGATGTAAAAAAAGCGCTGGAGGATACAGGGCAAAATCATGAATGA
- a CDS encoding PocR ligand-binding domain-containing protein yields MKQHFKVTASDDLKDLKITDVIDLDFLQRFQDDFAKGVGLASVTVDINGTPVTNPSSYTRFCMDYTHGTECGDKRCAESHRKGGEEAARLGKPVVYECHAGLIDFAAPIIVEGRQIGTILGGQVLTELPDEAKYRRIAREIGVDEEGYVEAVQEVRKLTRESIEAAANVLFIVANSLSKSAYHQRKLKALANVLNDGIAQISATMEELAASACTVSENQSKLNLEIKNVNTVTGEINQVTTLIKDIADETRLLGLNAAIEAARAGEAGLGFGVVAQEIRKLSADSKQTVGKIQEFTTAISGSVEKTVAMGQETALTSEQQAAAIEEVTASVEEIQSLTEQLNALADER; encoded by the coding sequence ATGAAACAACACTTTAAGGTAACCGCTTCCGACGACTTAAAGGATCTGAAAATAACTGACGTAATCGATCTCGACTTTCTTCAACGCTTCCAGGATGACTTTGCAAAAGGCGTAGGCTTAGCCAGCGTAACGGTTGATATAAACGGGACCCCCGTTACTAATCCGAGTTCTTACACTCGTTTTTGCATGGATTATACTCATGGCACCGAATGCGGCGACAAACGTTGTGCTGAATCGCACCGCAAAGGGGGCGAAGAAGCGGCTCGTCTCGGAAAGCCTGTCGTTTATGAATGTCATGCCGGTTTAATCGACTTTGCCGCGCCAATCATTGTAGAAGGCCGACAAATCGGAACCATTCTGGGCGGCCAAGTTTTAACAGAGCTGCCTGACGAAGCAAAGTATCGCCGCATTGCTCGCGAAATCGGCGTTGATGAAGAGGGTTATGTTGAAGCCGTACAGGAGGTCCGCAAGCTAACCCGCGAAAGCATCGAAGCAGCCGCCAATGTCCTTTTCATTGTCGCTAACAGCCTTTCTAAATCCGCGTATCACCAGCGGAAATTAAAAGCCCTTGCCAATGTGCTTAACGATGGCATCGCACAAATTTCAGCAACCATGGAAGAACTAGCCGCCTCGGCCTGCACGGTAAGCGAAAATCAAAGCAAATTAAATCTTGAAATCAAAAATGTAAATACGGTTACCGGCGAAATCAATCAGGTAACGACCTTAATTAAGGATATTGCCGATGAAACTCGCCTCTTGGGTTTAAATGCAGCCATTGAAGCCGCCCGCGCCGGTGAAGCAGGCCTTGGATTTGGCGTAGTCGCCCAAGAAATAAGAAAGCTCTCAGCCGATTCTAAACAAACAGTTGGGAAAATTCAAGAGTTTACTACTGCCATCAGCGGTTCCGTTGAAAAAACCGTAGCCATGGGACAAGAAACAGCCCTAACGTCCGAACAACAAGCCGCTGCCATTGAAGAAGTAACCGCTAGTGTCGAAGAAATCCAAAGTCTTACCGAACAACTAAACGCTTTAGCGGATGAGCGCTAG
- a CDS encoding MFS transporter, with product MNEADGWLGKIKRLEQKRKWIWLCAALTFLAAYFHRTVTGVVADSLMRDFSIAQASELGMLSSIYFYTYAMLQVPSGMLADRYGPRLVISASVVIAAAGASLIGCAESLGSLYIGRFLASVGVSVIYVNVVKLQAEWFRLREFATMLGLLTLVGNGGSLLSATPLAMLVESTGWRSAFFLVALYSLLMAGACWLVIRNRPTEEGLPSMKELAAYEFGGAAAASSVQIGMKLGLLRVLRNRHTWTPFLASVAVFGVYMTFSGIWGVPYFMQVMHMSRVEAANQVLLMFLGNMAGAPLVGYLSDRLGRRRSPYIVTTLLFLAALAALMLGGEHLPRWLLALICFFFGIGVSGVSVAVVCAKEVNPPQLTGIAAGVVNSAPFIGAALMQPGFGWVLDQFWQGSIEQGVKIYTLEAYQNAFAMCTVVLLLGLLATFLIKETYGKQASS from the coding sequence ATGAATGAAGCTGATGGTTGGTTGGGAAAAATAAAACGGCTGGAACAAAAACGAAAATGGATTTGGTTGTGTGCGGCGCTGACTTTTTTGGCGGCTTATTTTCATCGGACCGTGACGGGCGTTGTTGCCGATAGCCTAATGAGGGATTTTTCGATTGCTCAAGCTTCGGAGCTAGGCATGCTGTCTTCTATTTACTTTTATACGTATGCCATGTTGCAGGTTCCCTCTGGCATGCTGGCGGATCGTTATGGACCAAGGTTGGTTATCAGCGCCTCTGTCGTTATTGCGGCGGCGGGGGCGTCGCTAATAGGTTGCGCAGAAAGCCTGGGCAGTCTCTACATAGGGCGCTTTTTAGCAAGCGTGGGAGTCAGCGTGATCTATGTGAATGTGGTTAAATTGCAGGCGGAATGGTTTCGGTTGCGGGAATTTGCGACCATGTTGGGCTTACTGACGCTTGTAGGAAACGGTGGCTCGTTACTGTCGGCTACTCCTTTGGCTATGTTGGTAGAATCAACCGGATGGAGATCAGCATTTTTCTTGGTGGCATTGTATTCTTTGCTTATGGCGGGAGCTTGCTGGCTTGTGATTCGCAATCGTCCAACAGAAGAGGGACTTCCTTCCATGAAGGAGCTTGCGGCATACGAATTCGGCGGTGCGGCTGCGGCTTCTTCCGTACAAATAGGGATGAAGCTGGGGTTGTTGAGGGTGCTGCGCAACCGTCATACCTGGACGCCATTTTTGGCGTCAGTGGCAGTGTTTGGCGTATATATGACGTTTAGCGGGATTTGGGGTGTGCCTTACTTTATGCAAGTAATGCACATGTCACGAGTGGAAGCGGCGAATCAAGTGCTGCTTATGTTTTTGGGAAATATGGCGGGAGCTCCTCTGGTAGGCTATTTATCTGACCGATTGGGGAGACGGCGGAGTCCGTATATCGTGACAACTCTTTTGTTTCTGGCGGCTTTGGCTGCCTTAATGCTGGGGGGCGAACATCTGCCAAGGTGGCTCTTGGCTTTAATTTGCTTTTTCTTTGGTATCGGCGTTTCTGGCGTATCGGTGGCAGTTGTATGCGCCAAGGAAGTGAACCCGCCACAACTGACAGGGATTGCTGCAGGCGTGGTAAACTCGGCTCCGTTTATTGGTGCGGCTCTTATGCAGCCCGGTTTTGGCTGGGTGTTGGATCAATTTTGGCAAGGAAGCATAGAGCAAGGGGTAAAAATATATACGCTAGAGGCGTATCAGAATGCTTTTGCCATGTGTACGGTAGTTTTGCTGTTGGGTTTATTGGCGACCTTTTTGATTAAAGAGACCTATGGCAAACAGGCAAGTAGTTAA
- a CDS encoding LL-diaminopimelate aminotransferase produces the protein MAATYIQQLFAQRLGGERFGDESVLYKFEKIKRAKKVACKTNQTLKLLDLGVGEPDWMAEKSVIDILYAEAKKRENRGYSDNGLQEFKDAAVRYMERVYGVHGLDANAEVIHGIGSKSILALLPQAFIDPGDITLMTVPGYPIIGSATKALGGEVVNLLLTAKNQYLPDFSLLTQEECCRAKLLYLNYPNNPTGASATREFFEEVVAFARRHQIIVVADAAYAALTFGEEKPLSFLSIPGAKEVGVEIHSLSKAFNMTGWRLAFLCGQAAVVKGFAAVKDNHDSGQFAAIQKAGAYCLRHPEITRKTAEKYERRHRLLAEILRRIGFSIVEPKASFYLYTAIPRRTKSGRNFASAEDFSDFLLRKKLISTIPWDDAGAYIRLSVTFEAETETEELEVIAELEKRLTELELIF, from the coding sequence ATGGCGGCTACGTATATTCAGCAGTTATTTGCGCAGCGTTTGGGAGGAGAAAGATTCGGCGATGAAAGTGTATTGTATAAGTTTGAGAAAATAAAACGGGCTAAGAAAGTGGCGTGTAAAACCAATCAGACTCTAAAGCTGCTTGATTTAGGCGTGGGCGAGCCGGACTGGATGGCTGAAAAAAGTGTGATAGACATTTTATATGCCGAGGCTAAGAAGAGAGAAAATCGCGGGTATAGCGATAACGGCCTACAAGAGTTTAAAGATGCCGCCGTGCGTTATATGGAACGGGTATATGGCGTTCATGGCTTGGATGCAAATGCGGAAGTGATTCATGGTATTGGATCCAAGTCTATTTTAGCGCTGTTGCCACAAGCGTTTATCGATCCCGGGGATATTACGCTGATGACGGTTCCTGGCTATCCTATTATAGGGAGCGCCACAAAAGCCTTAGGCGGAGAAGTAGTCAACTTATTACTGACGGCGAAAAATCAGTATTTGCCGGATTTCAGTCTTTTGACGCAAGAAGAATGCTGCAGAGCAAAGTTGCTGTATCTAAACTATCCTAACAATCCGACTGGCGCATCAGCCACGCGGGAGTTTTTTGAAGAAGTCGTTGCGTTTGCTCGGAGACATCAGATTATCGTTGTGGCGGATGCAGCGTACGCAGCACTGACTTTTGGCGAGGAGAAGCCGCTAAGTTTTTTATCAATTCCAGGAGCGAAAGAAGTGGGCGTAGAAATTCATTCGCTATCAAAAGCTTTTAATATGACTGGCTGGAGGCTGGCGTTTTTATGCGGACAGGCTGCAGTAGTAAAAGGGTTTGCAGCCGTGAAAGACAATCATGATTCTGGTCAATTTGCAGCGATTCAGAAAGCAGGTGCGTATTGCTTACGGCATCCGGAAATAACAAGGAAAACAGCGGAAAAATACGAACGGCGTCATCGCTTGCTGGCGGAAATATTGCGGCGGATTGGATTTTCTATCGTTGAACCGAAAGCTTCTTTCTATTTATATACCGCAATTCCGCGAAGAACTAAGTCCGGCAGAAACTTTGCCAGCGCAGAAGATTTCTCGGATTTCTTGCTGAGAAAAAAGTTGATTTCTACGATTCCTTGGGATGATGCCGGGGCTTATATTCGTCTATCCGTTACGTTTGAAGCGGAGACGGAAACAGAAGAACTTGAAGTAATTGCAGAACTAGAGAAGCGATTAACGGAGCTGGAGTTGATTTTTTAG
- the larA gene encoding nickel-dependent lactate racemase, translating into MAVVKIPYSKGFIEAQIDDARLVGVLESKAHHYKPEAGEQELVKKALENPIGSPRLRDLVKGKNKIVIIASDHTRPVPSKIMAPIMLEEIRSGNPEADITFLIATGFHRPTTKEELIGKFGEKVVAEEKIVVHNAFEPESMVNIGKLPSGGDIVINKLAVEADLLISEGFIEPHFFAGFSGGRKSVLPGVVSKVTVLANHNSQFIASDKARTGNLEGNPIHIDMLHAAKTAKLQFILNVVIDADKKIIKAFAGDLEKAHAEGTKFAGELANVAAKPADIAITSNGGYPLDQNIYQAVKGMSAAEATCRKGGVIIICAACNDGHGGEDFYEWFKKANSAQAVMDEIMAIEPQHTLPDQWEAQILARILIDHTVIMVTDQCDHGMIKDMKMKVANTLPEAMKMAEEIVGKDASITVVPDGVSVIVK; encoded by the coding sequence ATGGCTGTAGTAAAAATTCCGTATAGTAAAGGTTTTATCGAGGCTCAAATTGATGATGCAAGATTAGTTGGTGTGCTTGAGTCCAAAGCACATCATTATAAACCCGAGGCTGGCGAACAGGAACTGGTGAAAAAAGCGTTAGAAAATCCTATTGGTTCTCCGAGACTGCGGGACTTGGTCAAAGGGAAGAATAAAATAGTGATCATCGCCAGTGACCATACTCGTCCGGTGCCCAGCAAAATCATGGCGCCGATTATGCTGGAAGAAATCCGCAGTGGTAATCCGGAGGCGGATATTACCTTCTTGATTGCTACCGGCTTCCATCGTCCGACAACCAAAGAAGAACTGATTGGAAAATTTGGGGAAAAAGTTGTTGCTGAAGAAAAAATAGTAGTGCATAATGCCTTTGAGCCGGAATCTATGGTGAATATCGGTAAACTTCCTTCGGGCGGCGATATTGTCATTAACAAATTGGCTGTAGAAGCGGACTTGTTGATTTCTGAAGGATTTATTGAGCCGCACTTCTTTGCAGGCTTTTCGGGTGGCCGTAAAAGCGTTCTGCCGGGCGTGGTGAGTAAGGTAACCGTGTTGGCCAATCACAACTCTCAATTTATTGCCAGTGACAAGGCCAGAACCGGCAATTTGGAAGGAAATCCGATTCACATTGACATGCTGCATGCTGCTAAAACCGCTAAACTGCAGTTTATCTTGAACGTTGTCATTGATGCGGATAAGAAAATCATCAAAGCTTTTGCCGGCGATCTTGAAAAAGCCCATGCTGAGGGAACGAAATTTGCCGGTGAATTAGCGAATGTAGCTGCAAAGCCTGCGGATATTGCCATTACTTCCAATGGCGGATATCCGTTGGATCAAAATATTTACCAAGCGGTCAAGGGAATGAGCGCCGCAGAAGCCACCTGCCGCAAAGGCGGCGTGATTATCATATGTGCAGCTTGCAATGACGGACATGGCGGCGAAGATTTCTATGAGTGGTTTAAAAAGGCTAATAGCGCACAAGCGGTTATGGATGAAATTATGGCCATTGAACCTCAGCATACGCTGCCGGATCAATGGGAAGCTCAAATTTTAGCGCGTATTTTGATTGATCATACGGTTATCATGGTCACCGATCAGTGCGATCATGGCATGATAAAAGATATGAAAATGAAAGTTGCCAATACGCTTCCGGAAGCGATGAAAATGGCAGAGGAAATTGTTGGCAAAGATGCCAGCATTACCGTGGTGCCGGACGGAGTTTCTGTAATCGTAAAATAG
- a CDS encoding chemotaxis protein CheW: MAHIQLVVFELNGEEYGVDALAVSGILRPQKFKIHKVPGLPDVIEGMIDLRGQVNYIFNLGIKLGLEKTIIAEESKFIMLNIQNTVAGCIVDEVTDIVTISDEQIQHQPEFVATLSGKYLLGIGKIDERLIIILNPENILSTEEYEALTG, from the coding sequence ATGGCTCACATTCAATTAGTCGTTTTTGAGTTAAACGGCGAAGAATATGGCGTTGACGCTTTAGCTGTAAGCGGCATTCTGCGCCCGCAAAAATTCAAAATCCACAAAGTACCTGGCCTGCCTGATGTAATTGAAGGTATGATCGACTTGCGCGGACAAGTCAATTATATTTTTAATCTCGGTATTAAGCTAGGACTTGAAAAAACAATAATTGCAGAGGAAAGCAAATTCATCATGTTGAACATTCAAAATACTGTCGCCGGATGTATCGTAGATGAAGTGACCGACATCGTTACTATCTCCGATGAGCAAATTCAACACCAACCAGAATTCGTAGCAACCCTTAGCGGGAAATACCTTTTAGGTATTGGCAAAATAGACGAGCGGTTAATCATCATCCTAAATCCTGAAAACATCCTATCTACCGAAGAATATGAGGCGCTAACCGGTTAA
- a CDS encoding DUF3842 family protein: MRIAVIDGQGGGMGKIIVDRIRREFREEMDVLALGTNALATAAMLKAGANEGATGENAIVRNVERVDIIVGPLSILLANAMLGELTPRMAEAIASTGVPKIVLPLHRENVEVLGSSNEPLPHLVDALLRELRKKKEAESNV; this comes from the coding sequence ATGCGAATTGCTGTCATTGACGGGCAAGGCGGCGGTATGGGAAAGATCATTGTGGATCGCATCCGGCGTGAGTTCCGGGAAGAAATGGACGTACTGGCGTTAGGAACCAATGCGCTGGCGACTGCGGCTATGTTGAAGGCGGGGGCAAACGAGGGCGCTACCGGTGAAAATGCAATCGTTCGGAATGTAGAGCGGGTGGATATTATTGTCGGTCCCTTGAGTATTTTACTGGCGAACGCCATGCTGGGGGAGCTGACGCCGCGGATGGCGGAAGCCATTGCCAGCACGGGCGTTCCTAAAATTGTATTGCCGCTACATAGGGAAAATGTGGAGGTCTTGGGTTCTTCCAACGAACCGTTACCACATCTAGTGGATGCGCTGCTAAGGGAGCTACGAAAGAAAAAGGAGGCCGAGTCAAATGTGTGA